The following coding sequences are from one Aeromicrobium duanguangcaii window:
- a CDS encoding PTS fructose transporter subunit IIABC, producing the protein MEQLITPDLVSLDVDLGTDSSSVIEALAARITSVGRAGSADELADAAKARESQAGTGVPGGIAIPHCRTATVTTPTLAFARLTNRADFGAPDGPADIVFMIAAPEGAGDAHLKLLSSLARALVRPDFTQALRDAQSPDQIVSLVEEVTSSTNLQPAGTPDAPAPAETSETSATAEHTGTRVAGGETPHVVAVTACTTGIAHTYMAADALAQAASDAGIDLAVEPQGSSGSTPLTPEQIAAADAVIFATDVGVKDQARFAGKPVIRSGVKRAINEPRAMLDEAVAAAHDPSARRVEGDADETGTETGGGENEGAGKKLQRWLLTGVSYMIPFVAAGGLLIALGFLLAGYDISSGDTATKILADNTLANLPSAGDHALFDSGLAYYFGALVYLLGSWAFSFLVPALAGYIAYAIADRPGIAPGFVMGFAATQIGITDTNPNGAGFIGGIVGGLLAGIVAAWFANRGVPRWLAGLMPVVVIPLVTTFVVGMALILVLAKPLAWLNEALVDGLNSMTGSSAILLGAILGLMMCFDLGGPVNKAAYVFAVTGLSTAGALDPGSSQSKIMAAVMLSGMVPPLAMALSTAIRPQLYTPAERENGKAAWLLGASFISEGAIPFAAADPFRVIPAMMAGGVVTGALSEAFGVTLVAPHGGIFVFFAVDHVLWFFVSLVIGTLVAGFLVTVLKQVGHSKKAAATAAADDPVTV; encoded by the coding sequence ATGGAACAACTGATCACTCCCGACCTCGTCTCTCTGGACGTCGACCTCGGCACGGACTCCTCGTCGGTCATCGAGGCGCTGGCCGCCCGCATCACGTCGGTCGGACGCGCCGGCTCGGCCGATGAGCTGGCCGATGCCGCGAAGGCGCGCGAGTCGCAGGCCGGCACCGGCGTGCCCGGTGGCATCGCGATCCCGCACTGCCGCACCGCGACCGTCACGACTCCGACGCTGGCCTTCGCGCGGCTGACGAACCGCGCCGACTTCGGCGCGCCGGACGGGCCGGCCGACATCGTCTTCATGATCGCCGCCCCCGAGGGTGCCGGGGACGCACACCTCAAGCTGCTCTCGTCGCTGGCGCGGGCGCTCGTGCGCCCCGACTTCACCCAGGCGCTGCGCGATGCCCAGTCGCCCGACCAGATCGTCTCGCTCGTCGAGGAGGTCACCTCCAGCACCAACCTCCAGCCGGCCGGCACTCCGGACGCCCCGGCGCCCGCCGAGACCAGCGAGACATCGGCGACGGCCGAACACACCGGAACCCGGGTGGCCGGTGGCGAGACCCCGCACGTCGTGGCCGTCACCGCCTGCACGACCGGCATCGCGCACACCTACATGGCGGCCGACGCGCTCGCCCAGGCAGCCAGTGACGCCGGGATCGACCTGGCCGTCGAGCCGCAGGGCTCGTCCGGCAGCACCCCGCTGACCCCGGAGCAGATCGCCGCGGCCGACGCGGTGATCTTCGCGACCGACGTGGGCGTCAAGGACCAGGCCAGGTTCGCCGGCAAGCCGGTGATCCGCAGCGGCGTCAAGCGCGCCATCAACGAGCCGCGCGCGATGCTCGACGAGGCCGTCGCGGCCGCGCACGACCCGTCGGCCCGTCGGGTCGAGGGCGACGCCGACGAGACCGGCACCGAGACCGGCGGCGGCGAGAACGAGGGCGCGGGCAAGAAGCTGCAGCGGTGGCTGCTGACGGGCGTCAGCTACATGATCCCGTTCGTCGCCGCGGGCGGCCTGCTGATCGCCCTGGGCTTCCTGCTCGCCGGCTACGACATCTCCAGCGGCGACACCGCCACGAAGATCCTCGCGGACAACACCCTGGCGAACCTGCCGTCCGCGGGCGACCACGCGCTGTTCGACAGCGGGCTGGCCTACTACTTCGGCGCCCTGGTCTACCTGCTCGGCTCGTGGGCGTTCAGCTTCCTCGTCCCGGCGCTGGCCGGCTACATCGCCTACGCAATCGCCGACCGCCCCGGCATCGCGCCCGGCTTCGTCATGGGCTTCGCCGCGACCCAGATCGGCATCACCGACACCAACCCGAACGGCGCCGGCTTCATCGGCGGCATCGTCGGCGGCCTGCTGGCCGGCATCGTGGCCGCCTGGTTCGCCAACCGCGGAGTGCCCCGGTGGCTCGCCGGCCTCATGCCCGTCGTCGTGATCCCGCTCGTGACCACCTTCGTGGTCGGCATGGCGCTGATCCTGGTGCTGGCCAAGCCGCTGGCGTGGCTGAACGAGGCCCTCGTCGACGGCCTGAACTCGATGACCGGCAGCTCGGCGATCCTGCTGGGCGCGATCCTGGGCCTGATGATGTGCTTCGACCTCGGCGGCCCGGTCAACAAGGCGGCCTACGTCTTCGCGGTCACTGGCCTGTCGACGGCCGGCGCCCTCGATCCGGGCTCGTCGCAGTCCAAGATCATGGCGGCGGTGATGCTGTCCGGCATGGTGCCGCCGCTGGCGATGGCCCTGTCCACCGCCATCCGGCCCCAGCTCTACACGCCGGCCGAGCGCGAGAACGGCAAGGCCGCCTGGCTGCTGGGCGCCTCCTTCATCTCCGAGGGCGCCATTCCGTTCGCCGCCGCCGACCCGTTCCGGGTGATTCCGGCGATGATGGCCGGCGGCGTCGTCACCGGCGCGCTGTCGGAGGCCTTCGGCGTGACCCTGGTGGCGCCGCACGGCGGCATCTTCGTGTTCTTCGCGGTGGACCACGTGCTGTGGTTCTTCGTGTCGCTCGTCATCGGGACACTGGTGGCAGGCTTCCTCGTGACCGTCCTCAAACAGGTCGGTCACTCCAAGAAGGCGGCGGCCACCGCTGCCGCCGATGACCCCGTCACCGTCTGA
- a CDS encoding 1-phosphofructokinase family hexose kinase gives MIVTVTANPATDRLISLLEPLERGAVLRSEAAHDDPGGKGINVARVLHAAGVPATAVLPGSPDEPLLAALDDLGLSYRAVPVRERLRVNLTLADPDGTTTKINSPGPTLDEAELKQLTEALVDAVGAGDWAVLSGSLPPGVPADWYAATTNALKQAGVRVAVDTSGDALGLTVEHSSPDLLKPNSDELAELLGCDAAEIERDHGQAAGRAQQLRDTAGVGTVLLTLGGDGAVLATAEGSWFCPPVAITQRSTVGAGDSSLAGYLVAEVAGRPPAECLASAAAHGAAAASLPGSALPGPADLPPPPTAVAVEPASWRTTWNN, from the coding sequence GTGATCGTCACCGTCACCGCCAATCCCGCAACCGACAGGTTGATCAGCCTGCTCGAGCCGCTCGAGCGCGGCGCGGTCCTGCGCAGCGAGGCGGCCCACGACGATCCCGGCGGCAAGGGCATCAACGTCGCGCGCGTGCTGCACGCGGCGGGTGTGCCCGCGACGGCCGTGCTGCCGGGCTCGCCGGACGAGCCCCTGCTGGCCGCGCTCGACGACCTGGGGCTGTCCTACCGCGCCGTCCCGGTCCGCGAGCGACTGCGGGTGAACCTCACGCTGGCCGACCCCGACGGCACCACGACCAAGATCAACTCCCCGGGTCCGACCCTGGACGAGGCCGAGCTGAAGCAGCTCACCGAGGCACTCGTCGATGCCGTCGGCGCGGGCGACTGGGCGGTGCTGAGCGGCTCGCTGCCGCCCGGCGTGCCCGCCGACTGGTACGCCGCCACGACCAACGCGCTGAAGCAGGCCGGCGTCCGGGTCGCCGTCGACACCTCCGGTGACGCCCTCGGGCTGACCGTCGAGCATTCGTCGCCCGATCTGCTCAAGCCCAACTCCGACGAGCTCGCCGAGCTGCTCGGGTGCGACGCCGCCGAGATCGAGCGCGACCACGGCCAGGCCGCGGGTCGCGCGCAGCAGCTGCGCGACACCGCGGGAGTGGGCACCGTCCTGCTGACCCTCGGTGGCGACGGAGCCGTCCTGGCGACCGCCGAGGGCTCCTGGTTCTGTCCGCCCGTCGCGATCACCCAGCGCAGCACGGTCGGCGCCGGCGACTCGTCGCTCGCCGGTTACCTCGTCGCCGAGGTCGCCGGCCGTCCGCCGGCCGAGTGCCTCGCCAGCGCCGCCGCGCACGGAGCCGCCGCGGCATCCCTTCCCGGCTCGGCCCTCCCCGGGCCGGCCGATCTGCCACCACCGCCGACCGCGGTGGCCGTCGAACCAGCCTCTTGGAGGACGACATGGAACAACTGA
- the ptsP gene encoding phosphoenolpyruvate--protein phosphotransferase: MTSLYSGTAVVPGIGVGPAVRPAPRPTAPENEPAGDPSATTVAFGSAAAEVARRLRARSDAASGAASEVLAATAALAEDRGLATFVTKHAAAGSGPATATSKAIDELAAMFTAAGGLMAERVTDLYDVRDRIVAELLHLPEPGIPVPDEPVVLLAEDLAPADTAGLDPTKIVAIATELGGSTSHTAIIARQLGIPCVVAVTNLKEVPAGGRVAVDGTSGNVTVDPDEDEINALIEQDRRSRAAAEGWTGPGRTSDGHSIEILANVQDGPGARVAAEQPIQGVGLFRTELLFLERTTEPTVDEQVELYSAVFEALDGKKVIVRTLDAGSDKPLAFATQPDEPNPALGVRGLRIGLADPGILDRQLDGIAAARERTNADVRVMAPMVTTEAEAQWFAERVRARGMRAGIMIETPSTVLLADRLFRHLDFVSIGTNDLSQYTFAADRMAPTLSNLTDPWQPALLASIKLVADAGRRAGKPVGICGEAAAHPLLACVLTGLGVTSLSCAATAVRAVGARISQVTLAQCEEAAAAALEATDNLTAAKAAKDVLQ; encoded by the coding sequence GTGACCAGCCTCTACTCCGGAACCGCCGTCGTCCCCGGAATCGGTGTCGGCCCGGCCGTTCGTCCGGCTCCTCGTCCCACCGCGCCCGAGAACGAACCAGCCGGTGACCCCTCTGCCACGACCGTCGCGTTCGGCTCGGCCGCCGCCGAGGTCGCGCGACGTCTGCGCGCCCGCTCCGACGCCGCCAGCGGCGCCGCGTCCGAGGTGCTCGCCGCGACCGCCGCCCTGGCCGAGGACCGTGGCCTGGCCACGTTCGTCACCAAGCACGCCGCCGCCGGCTCCGGCCCGGCCACGGCCACCTCGAAGGCCATCGACGAGCTCGCCGCCATGTTCACGGCGGCCGGCGGCCTGATGGCCGAGCGCGTCACCGACCTCTACGACGTGCGCGACCGGATCGTCGCCGAGCTCCTGCACCTGCCCGAGCCGGGCATCCCCGTCCCGGACGAGCCCGTCGTCCTGCTGGCCGAGGACCTCGCGCCGGCCGACACCGCCGGCCTCGACCCGACCAAGATCGTGGCGATCGCCACCGAGCTGGGCGGCTCGACCAGCCACACCGCGATCATCGCGCGGCAGCTGGGCATCCCCTGCGTCGTCGCCGTCACCAACCTCAAGGAGGTCCCCGCCGGCGGGCGCGTCGCCGTCGATGGCACCTCCGGCAACGTGACCGTCGATCCGGACGAGGACGAGATCAACGCCCTCATCGAGCAGGATCGCCGCAGTCGCGCGGCGGCCGAGGGCTGGACCGGACCCGGCCGGACCTCCGACGGCCATTCCATCGAGATCCTGGCCAACGTCCAGGACGGCCCGGGCGCCCGGGTCGCCGCCGAGCAGCCCATCCAGGGTGTCGGCCTGTTCCGCACCGAGCTGCTCTTCCTCGAGCGCACCACCGAGCCGACCGTCGACGAGCAGGTCGAGCTCTACTCCGCCGTCTTCGAGGCGCTGGACGGCAAGAAGGTCATCGTCCGCACCCTCGATGCCGGCTCGGACAAGCCGCTGGCCTTCGCGACGCAGCCCGACGAGCCGAACCCGGCCCTGGGCGTGCGCGGCCTGCGCATCGGCCTGGCCGACCCGGGGATCCTCGATCGCCAGCTGGACGGCATCGCCGCGGCCCGTGAGCGGACCAACGCGGACGTGCGCGTCATGGCGCCGATGGTCACCACCGAGGCCGAGGCGCAGTGGTTCGCCGAGCGGGTCCGGGCGCGCGGCATGCGGGCCGGGATCATGATCGAGACCCCCTCGACCGTGCTGCTGGCCGACCGACTCTTCCGGCACCTGGACTTCGTCTCGATCGGCACCAACGACCTGTCGCAGTACACCTTCGCGGCCGACCGGATGGCTCCCACGCTGAGCAACCTGACCGACCCGTGGCAGCCCGCGCTGCTGGCCTCGATCAAGCTCGTGGCCGACGCCGGCCGCCGGGCCGGCAAGCCCGTCGGGATCTGCGGCGAGGCGGCGGCGCACCCGCTGCTCGCCTGCGTGCTGACGGGCCTGGGCGTGACGTCGCTGTCCTGCGCGGCCACCGCCGTCCGCGCCGTCGGGGCCCGCATCTCGCAGGTCACGCTGGCGCAGTGCGAGGAGGCCGCCGCGGCCGCCCTCGAGGCCACCGACAACCTCACGGCCGCCAAGGCGGCCAAGGACGTCCTGCAGTAG
- a CDS encoding SDR family oxidoreductase — translation MRCLVTGSTGYVGGRLVPELLAAGHEVRVLVRDERKARAHPWADHVEIVVGDATDADDVRRACEGIDVFYYLLHSIGSKGDLVRTEHDMATTIARAAEDAGVGRFVYLSGMAPENEELSEHLRSRDEVARVLLDSKVPTAVLQAGIIIGSGSASFEMLRYLTERLPVMVTPRWVQSRIQPIAIRDVLHLLVGCADLPPDVNRRFDIGGPDVLTYLDMMQRYAKVAQLPPRRILPVPVLSPSISSLWVGFVTPVPSGLARPLVESLRNNVVAQEDDISRYVHLPPGGRTGFERSVELALTKIRDLDVPTRWSSASTGGAPSEPLPLDPDWAGGSLYVDERTIEVKATPEQLWSVIEGIGGDHGWYSWSLAWEVRGLIDRAFGGPGLRRGRRDHSRLVVGDAVDFWRVEDEEEGSFLRLRAEMKVPGLAWLELRVGSDDSGTTSFHQRALFHPRGLLGHLYWWVVWPFHGIIFGDMQRNVAKAAEAQT, via the coding sequence ATGCGCTGTCTCGTCACCGGCTCGACCGGATACGTCGGGGGCCGACTGGTCCCCGAGCTCCTGGCCGCCGGCCACGAGGTCCGGGTCCTGGTCCGCGACGAGCGGAAGGCGCGAGCCCATCCGTGGGCCGACCACGTCGAGATCGTCGTGGGCGACGCGACCGACGCCGACGACGTCCGGCGGGCCTGCGAGGGCATCGACGTCTTCTACTACCTGCTGCACTCGATCGGATCGAAGGGCGATCTGGTGCGCACCGAGCACGACATGGCCACCACGATCGCCCGCGCCGCCGAGGACGCCGGCGTGGGCCGATTCGTCTACCTGTCGGGCATGGCGCCCGAGAACGAGGAGCTGTCCGAGCACCTGCGTTCGCGCGACGAGGTCGCCCGGGTGCTGCTGGACTCGAAGGTTCCGACGGCGGTCCTGCAGGCCGGGATCATCATCGGCTCGGGCTCGGCGTCCTTCGAGATGCTGCGCTACCTGACGGAGCGGCTGCCGGTCATGGTCACGCCGCGATGGGTCCAGTCGCGCATCCAGCCGATCGCGATCCGCGACGTGCTGCACCTCCTGGTCGGCTGCGCCGACCTGCCGCCGGACGTGAACCGGCGCTTCGACATCGGCGGACCGGACGTCCTGACGTACCTCGACATGATGCAGCGGTACGCGAAGGTGGCCCAGCTGCCGCCGCGGCGCATCCTGCCGGTTCCCGTCCTGTCCCCCAGCATCTCCAGCCTCTGGGTCGGGTTCGTCACCCCGGTGCCCTCCGGTCTGGCACGGCCCCTGGTCGAGAGCCTGCGCAACAACGTCGTGGCGCAGGAGGACGACATCAGCCGCTACGTCCACCTGCCCCCGGGTGGACGCACCGGCTTCGAGCGCTCCGTCGAGCTGGCCCTGACGAAGATCCGCGACCTCGACGTCCCCACCCGGTGGTCGTCGGCGTCGACCGGCGGCGCCCCGTCCGAGCCGCTGCCCCTCGACCCGGACTGGGCCGGCGGCTCGCTCTACGTCGATGAGCGGACGATCGAGGTCAAGGCGACTCCCGAGCAGCTCTGGTCCGTCATCGAGGGCATCGGCGGCGACCACGGCTGGTACTCCTGGTCGCTGGCCTGGGAGGTCCGCGGCCTGATCGACCGGGCGTTCGGAGGTCCCGGGCTGCGCCGGGGCCGGCGCGACCACAGCCGGCTCGTGGTCGGCGATGCCGTGGACTTCTGGCGCGTCGAGGATGAGGAGGAGGGCTCCTTCCTGCGGCTGCGGGCCGAGATGAAGGTCCCCGGACTGGCCTGGCTCGAGCTGCGGGTCGGATCCGACGACTCCGGCACGACCTCCTTCCACCAGCGCGCCCTGTTCCACCCGCGCGGCCTGCTCGGCCACCTCTACTGGTGGGTGGTGTGGCCGTTCCACGGCATCATCTTCGGCGACATGCAGCGCAACGTGGCGAAGGCGGCCGAGGCCCAGACCTGA
- a CDS encoding amino acid permease encodes MNLFRTKSIEQSIAETEEPEHQLKRDLTTKDLIVFGIGVIIGTGIFVLTGQEAHNHAGPAIVISFLIAGAVCALAALCYAEFAATVPVAGSAYTFSYATLGEFIAWIIGWDLLLELALGAAVVARGWSGYLQELLELPTAFAGDKAVVDVAAIAIVMILAFLVIAGTKLSSSVSSVFVLIKVSVVLFVVIAGLFYIKAANYSPFIPPSEPTELAKGADQTLLQAVFGMAPTAFGVMGIVAAASVVFFSYIGFDVVATTAEETRNPQRDVPRGILGSLLICTLLYMAVSFVITGMLPYTDKRMDTSAPLAEAFSANGVEWAANLISLGAVAGMITTILVLLLGQSRILFAMCRDGLLPRQLAKVHPKYGTPHRITLITSVVVAGLAGFVPLAELSHLVSIGTLFAFALVSAGVLILRRTRPDLPRAFRVKWAPLVAGGAILTCVWLMLNLSLLTWERFIIWMALGIVIYAVYGRTHSRLGQQAASTEQ; translated from the coding sequence ATGAACCTGTTCCGCACGAAGAGCATCGAGCAGTCGATCGCGGAGACCGAAGAACCGGAGCACCAGCTCAAGCGCGACCTGACGACGAAGGACCTCATCGTCTTCGGCATCGGCGTCATCATCGGCACCGGCATCTTCGTGCTGACGGGCCAGGAGGCGCACAACCACGCGGGCCCCGCGATCGTCATCAGCTTCCTCATCGCCGGAGCCGTCTGCGCCCTGGCCGCGCTCTGTTACGCCGAGTTCGCCGCCACGGTGCCGGTGGCCGGCAGCGCCTACACCTTCAGCTACGCGACCCTGGGTGAGTTCATCGCCTGGATCATCGGCTGGGACCTGCTGCTCGAGCTGGCTCTCGGCGCGGCGGTGGTCGCGCGCGGGTGGTCGGGCTACCTGCAGGAGCTGCTCGAGCTGCCCACCGCCTTCGCCGGGGACAAGGCCGTGGTCGACGTCGCGGCCATCGCGATCGTCATGATCCTGGCGTTCCTCGTGATCGCGGGCACCAAGCTGTCCAGCTCGGTCTCGAGCGTCTTCGTCCTGATCAAGGTGAGCGTCGTCCTGTTCGTCGTCATCGCCGGCCTGTTCTACATCAAGGCCGCGAACTACTCGCCGTTCATCCCGCCGTCGGAGCCGACCGAGCTGGCCAAGGGCGCCGACCAGACCCTGCTGCAGGCGGTCTTCGGCATGGCGCCGACCGCGTTCGGCGTCATGGGCATCGTCGCGGCCGCCTCGGTGGTCTTCTTCAGCTACATCGGCTTCGACGTCGTCGCCACGACGGCCGAGGAGACGAGGAATCCGCAGCGCGACGTGCCCCGCGGCATCCTGGGCTCGCTGCTGATCTGCACGCTGCTCTACATGGCGGTCTCGTTCGTGATCACGGGCATGCTGCCGTACACCGACAAGCGGATGGACACGAGCGCGCCGCTGGCCGAGGCGTTCTCCGCGAACGGGGTCGAGTGGGCCGCCAACCTCATCTCACTGGGCGCGGTCGCCGGCATGATCACGACGATCCTGGTGCTGCTGCTGGGGCAGTCGCGCATCCTCTTCGCGATGTGCCGCGACGGCCTGCTGCCGCGCCAGCTGGCGAAGGTGCACCCGAAGTACGGCACCCCGCACCGCATCACGCTCATCACGTCGGTGGTCGTCGCGGGCCTGGCCGGGTTCGTCCCGCTGGCCGAGCTGAGTCACCTGGTCAGCATCGGCACGCTGTTCGCGTTCGCGCTCGTGTCGGCCGGCGTGCTGATCCTGCGCCGGACGCGCCCGGACCTGCCACGCGCGTTCCGTGTGAAGTGGGCGCCGCTCGTGGCCGGCGGCGCGATCCTGACCTGCGTCTGGCTGATGCTGAACCTGTCCCTGCTGACGTGGGAGCGCTTCATCATCTGGATGGCCCTCGGCATCGTGATCTACGCCGTGTACGGGCGCACGCACTCGCGACTGGGCCAGCAGGCCGCGTCGACGGAGCAGTGA
- a CDS encoding glycine zipper family protein, whose protein sequence is MGCVVGAVVGAVAGSVVGCVVGAVVGAVAGSVVGAVVGAVVGSVVGAVVGCVVGAVVGCVVGALVGAVVGTVVGSVVGAVVGSVVGSVVGSVVGSVVGVVVGCVVGPVVGSVVGSAVGSVVGAVVG, encoded by the coding sequence GTGGGCTGCGTCGTGGGAGCGGTGGTCGGAGCGGTCGCCGGCTCGGTGGTGGGCTGCGTCGTGGGAGCGGTGGTCGGTGCGGTCGCCGGCTCGGTGGTCGGAGCCGTGGTCGGTGCGGTCGTCGGCTCGGTGGTCGGAGCCGTGGTCGGCTGCGTCGTCGGAGCAGTCGTCGGCTGCGTCGTCGGCGCACTGGTCGGAGCGGTCGTCGGAACGGTCGTCGGCTCGGTAGTCGGAGCGGTCGTCGGCTCGGTAGTCGGCTCCGTCGTCGGCTCGGTAGTCGGCTCCGTCGTGGGAGTCGTTGTGGGCTGCGTCGTCGGTCCGGTGGTCGGCTCGGTGGTCGGCTCGGCGGTCGGCTCCGTCGTCGGAGCAGTCGTGGGCTGA
- a CDS encoding helix-turn-helix transcriptional regulator: MAELVRPRLLARLDTGLPVVVVEALAGAGKRTLLRQWADEAPDGEVRLLVDVGGRPLDAAGVTSVLLAALDARGVLIDAVDAAQHPARAAAAAFRAAGPTRVALVGADRVEATIVGELVTRWSREAGVGTIVATQDATGLLRLLTEDAIAHRSITDAELRLDRGELIDYVRLALTELSEPAVDRLMELTAGTVGVVATLVRTCEADVRAARLAQDQVAAAAWAPAARPAGPFRQFLAAALLAPRFPLSALPELVTVENGQRQVERAVALGLADVTPSARFRSPVFRWRPHAREHLLRIADRAPEDDAAEHVRIAAIARRHGDHEQEVLSLVSAGDLSDAARAARERVWELVSTDHPASWAPLLELPVGSLLDFPSLACLRMVLRARLGHRVARSTVIRELERRTPPSGSTSPADRFHHRVMAFYVAVRLGELELAHGAIHELGGFAELWSDLDMDTGSVSDLLLAIEALVRIDRIDLAAAAARQAVRALELDAGSRTDPAGSRRAHAELVLEMCARHIGDLEVLARGPAPSIAVDPCREMDVVADAVLRAWEALDAGDPERAVDLTGSAMTQVDPVDWPLLLVAHALSAAGAGRLDELDRVWARYLKGRRWRSRHLTPTRTGVSARALDALAVRVLRVWPSGDEQGAAPPVRVRLEPSIAEATGRPLPLNDRLTNDDPALDLDALEPRAQEMALVMETTRAVRAGEPERALAALARASECAPGSGLVRVLLGTAAPTDLARLREYVAAGTGHDVHRVAEVLDEVVAIGRTRDRAPTLSEREREVLALVRSGRTNKEIAESLFLSVNTVKFHRANLYRKFDVDTRDRLVAATHRFGL, translated from the coding sequence GTGGCCGAGTTGGTGCGACCACGTCTGTTGGCGCGCCTCGACACCGGACTGCCGGTGGTGGTGGTCGAAGCACTCGCCGGGGCGGGCAAGCGGACCCTGCTGCGCCAGTGGGCCGATGAGGCGCCCGACGGTGAGGTGCGTCTGCTCGTCGACGTGGGAGGACGCCCGCTCGACGCGGCCGGCGTGACGAGTGTGCTGCTGGCCGCGCTGGACGCGCGGGGTGTGCTGATCGACGCAGTCGACGCGGCCCAGCATCCGGCGCGCGCCGCGGCGGCGGCGTTCCGGGCCGCCGGACCGACGCGGGTCGCTCTCGTCGGCGCCGACCGGGTCGAGGCGACGATCGTGGGTGAGCTCGTCACGCGGTGGTCTCGCGAGGCCGGCGTCGGCACCATCGTGGCCACGCAGGACGCCACCGGTCTGCTCCGTCTGCTCACCGAGGACGCGATCGCCCACCGCTCCATCACGGACGCGGAGTTGCGGCTGGATCGCGGCGAGCTCATCGACTACGTGCGGCTGGCCCTGACCGAGCTCTCGGAACCCGCCGTCGACCGGCTGATGGAGCTCACGGCCGGGACGGTCGGAGTCGTCGCCACGCTCGTGCGGACGTGCGAGGCCGACGTCCGGGCCGCACGGCTCGCCCAGGACCAGGTGGCCGCGGCGGCTTGGGCCCCCGCGGCTCGTCCCGCCGGCCCGTTCCGGCAGTTCCTCGCCGCGGCACTGCTGGCGCCGCGCTTTCCGTTGAGCGCGTTGCCGGAGCTGGTGACCGTCGAGAACGGCCAGCGTCAGGTCGAGCGAGCCGTCGCGTTGGGCCTGGCCGACGTCACGCCCTCGGCCCGCTTCCGGTCGCCGGTCTTCCGGTGGCGGCCGCACGCACGCGAGCACCTGCTGAGGATCGCCGACCGCGCGCCCGAGGACGACGCCGCCGAGCACGTGCGCATCGCGGCGATCGCGCGACGTCACGGCGACCACGAGCAGGAGGTGCTCTCGCTCGTGTCGGCCGGTGACCTGAGCGACGCCGCGCGCGCGGCGCGGGAGCGGGTGTGGGAGCTGGTCAGCACCGATCACCCGGCATCGTGGGCGCCACTGCTCGAGTTGCCCGTGGGGTCGCTCCTGGACTTCCCCTCGCTCGCCTGCCTGCGCATGGTTCTGCGAGCCCGGTTGGGACACCGCGTGGCCCGGAGCACGGTGATCCGCGAGCTGGAGCGCCGGACGCCCCCGTCGGGCAGCACGTCACCGGCCGACCGCTTCCACCACCGCGTGATGGCCTTCTACGTCGCCGTGCGGCTCGGTGAGCTGGAGCTGGCCCACGGGGCGATCCACGAGCTCGGCGGGTTCGCGGAGCTGTGGTCCGACCTGGACATGGACACCGGCTCGGTGTCGGACCTGTTGTTGGCGATCGAGGCCCTGGTCAGGATCGACCGGATCGACCTGGCCGCGGCGGCTGCCCGCCAGGCGGTCCGGGCACTCGAGCTGGATGCAGGCAGCCGCACCGACCCCGCGGGGTCGCGCCGCGCTCACGCGGAGCTGGTGCTGGAGATGTGCGCCCGGCACATCGGAGACCTCGAGGTGCTGGCCCGAGGTCCGGCGCCGAGCATCGCGGTGGACCCGTGCCGTGAGATGGACGTGGTCGCTGATGCGGTGTTGCGGGCCTGGGAGGCACTGGACGCCGGAGATCCCGAGCGTGCTGTCGACCTGACCGGCTCGGCCATGACACAGGTCGATCCGGTGGACTGGCCGCTGCTGCTCGTGGCGCATGCGCTCTCGGCCGCGGGGGCGGGCCGACTCGACGAGCTGGACCGGGTGTGGGCCCGATACCTGAAGGGCCGTCGCTGGCGCTCCCGCCACCTCACGCCGACGCGAACGGGCGTGTCCGCGAGGGCGTTGGACGCGCTGGCCGTCCGGGTCCTGCGGGTCTGGCCCTCCGGCGACGAGCAGGGTGCCGCCCCACCGGTCCGCGTCCGGCTGGAGCCGTCGATCGCCGAGGCGACCGGGCGACCCCTCCCGCTGAACGACCGGCTGACCAACGACGACCCGGCCCTCGACCTCGATGCGCTCGAGCCGCGGGCCCAGGAGATGGCCCTGGTGATGGAGACGACCCGCGCCGTGCGTGCCGGAGAGCCGGAACGTGCGCTGGCGGCGTTGGCACGGGCCAGTGAGTGCGCGCCCGGATCCGGTCTCGTGCGGGTGCTGCTCGGCACGGCGGCTCCGACCGATCTGGCGCGACTGCGTGAGTACGTCGCGGCGGGCACGGGTCACGACGTGCACCGGGTCGCCGAGGTGCTGGACGAGGTGGTGGCCATCGGCCGCACCCGAGACCGGGCGCCGACCCTGTCCGAGCGCGAGCGCGAGGTGCTGGCGCTGGTGCGCTCGGGACGGACGAACAAGGAGATCGCCGAGAGCCTCTTCCTCTCGGTGAACACCGTCAAGTTCCACCGCGCCAACCTCTACCGGAAGTTCGACGTGGACACCCGCGACCGGCTCGTGGCGGCCACCCACCGCTTCGGCCTGTGA